In Natronomonas halophila, one DNA window encodes the following:
- a CDS encoding cobalt-precorrin-4/precorrin-4 C(11)-methyltransferase yields the protein MTDETDPQTAIDAQREKHAHERDERVYEHTASDEQEGIPFIGAGPGDPRLLTVAGKEALESADLVVHAGSLVNSELLDAYCDHAELVNSVGKDLEELIPLMRDAYDEGREVIRLHSGDPAIYGAALEQMDALEHEDVPTYIVPGVTSAFAASATLRTQLTLNETANHVAFTRPQGKTLDPEDDHIADFVEMGDVTTCIYLGTHAVSDTMDRLLEAGADPETPVTVVYHASWPDEDVIEGTVADIGEKLADAGYRASALVLIGDAAAGAGYERSYLYDGWANRGGNTAESDD from the coding sequence ATGACTGACGAGACCGACCCGCAGACGGCCATCGACGCACAGCGCGAGAAACACGCTCACGAGCGCGACGAGCGCGTCTACGAACACACGGCGAGCGACGAACAGGAGGGTATCCCCTTCATCGGCGCCGGGCCGGGGGACCCTCGCCTGCTGACCGTCGCCGGCAAGGAGGCGCTGGAATCGGCGGACCTCGTGGTCCACGCCGGGTCGCTGGTCAACAGCGAACTGCTGGACGCCTACTGCGACCACGCGGAACTCGTGAACTCGGTCGGCAAGGACCTCGAAGAGCTGATCCCCCTGATGCGGGACGCCTACGACGAGGGTCGCGAGGTCATCCGACTGCACTCGGGTGACCCAGCCATCTACGGCGCCGCCTTAGAGCAGATGGACGCGCTGGAACACGAGGACGTGCCGACCTACATCGTACCGGGCGTTACCTCCGCGTTCGCGGCGAGTGCGACCCTGCGGACGCAGTTGACGCTCAACGAGACGGCGAACCACGTCGCTTTCACCCGGCCGCAGGGCAAGACCCTTGACCCGGAGGACGACCATATCGCCGACTTCGTCGAGATGGGCGACGTGACGACCTGTATCTATCTCGGCACCCACGCCGTGAGCGACACGATGGACCGCCTGCTGGAGGCAGGCGCCGACCCCGAAACGCCCGTTACGGTGGTCTATCACGCCTCGTGGCCCGACGAGGACGTCATCGAGGGCACGGTGGCTGATATCGGCGAGAAACTGGCGGACGCGGGCTACCGTGCCTCCGCCCTAGTCCTCATCGGCGACGCGGCCGCGGGCGCCGGCTACGAGCGCTCCTACCTGTACGACGGCTGGGCGAATCGTGGCGGAAATACTGCGGAAAGTGACGATTAA
- a CDS encoding cobalt-factor II C(20)-methyltransferase produces MTLYGVGLGPGDAGLITVRGRGILEDADEVYTPGRLSRAVATEYVDDEQLGDLDFPMTRDEEKLRKAWKEAAAEVAPVAKDGTAAFVTLGDPNVYSTFGHLRRTLDRFHLEVDLEIVPGVSTVTAFATALDVEITAGSELALREADNGASPTGPDRMVLFKVTDVPATHEGLVEAGYSVTYGRRLFMENHESIVTDDPKELTERDYYTVAYAEKPGTGETPATAAFGTETTVDGGVVSEELATAESVGDEIYDD; encoded by the coding sequence ATGACGCTCTACGGCGTCGGATTGGGCCCCGGTGACGCCGGGCTGATTACGGTTCGCGGCCGGGGGATTCTGGAGGACGCCGACGAGGTGTACACCCCCGGCCGCCTCTCGCGGGCCGTCGCCACCGAATACGTCGACGACGAGCAGTTGGGCGACCTCGATTTCCCGATGACCCGCGACGAGGAGAAGTTGCGGAAAGCATGGAAGGAGGCCGCCGCGGAGGTCGCACCCGTCGCAAAAGACGGAACGGCCGCCTTCGTCACGCTGGGCGACCCGAACGTCTACTCGACGTTCGGCCACCTGCGCCGGACGCTGGACCGGTTCCACCTGGAGGTCGACCTCGAAATCGTCCCTGGCGTCTCGACGGTGACCGCTTTCGCGACGGCGCTGGACGTCGAGATTACCGCCGGCTCGGAACTCGCCCTTCGGGAGGCCGACAACGGCGCGTCGCCGACCGGTCCCGACCGGATGGTCCTGTTCAAGGTGACCGACGTGCCCGCGACCCACGAGGGACTGGTCGAGGCGGGCTATAGCGTGACCTACGGCCGCCGACTGTTCATGGAAAACCACGAGTCCATCGTCACCGACGACCCCAAGGAACTGACCGAGCGGGACTACTACACCGTCGCCTACGCCGAGAAACCGGGCACCGGCGAGACGCCGGCGACGGCCGCGTTCGGGACGGAGACGACGGTTGATGGCGGTGTCGTGAGCGAAGAACTCGCCACCGCGGAATCCGTTGGAGACGAGATTTACGATGACTGA
- the cbiT gene encoding precorrin-6Y C5,15-methyltransferase (decarboxylating) subunit CbiT — protein MARIALPHNAKAGPTKPEVRSVTLGKLNLDDDDHFAEVGSCTGAVTVEAARRAGRVTAIERKPNRLETTEKNLAANDVENATLVESEAPEGLPEDADALFLGGSRNYEDVLDFAAENGIGRVVMNVSRLEVAGDAVRAFRERDLFEEIVQVQVSTGYELAGATSFDSNNPVYVIVGGAA, from the coding sequence ATGGCACGCATAGCGCTTCCACACAACGCGAAGGCCGGGCCGACGAAACCCGAGGTCCGGTCGGTAACGCTCGGGAAGCTGAATCTGGACGACGACGACCACTTCGCCGAGGTCGGCTCCTGTACGGGCGCGGTCACGGTCGAGGCCGCCCGCCGGGCCGGCCGCGTGACGGCCATCGAGCGGAAGCCGAACCGGCTGGAGACGACCGAGAAGAACCTCGCGGCCAACGACGTCGAGAACGCGACGCTGGTCGAAAGCGAAGCCCCCGAGGGCCTGCCCGAGGACGCCGACGCGCTCTTTCTCGGCGGGTCGCGGAACTACGAGGACGTTCTGGATTTCGCCGCCGAGAACGGCATCGGCCGGGTCGTGATGAACGTCTCGCGGCTGGAAGTCGCCGGCGACGCCGTCCGAGCGTTCCGCGAGCGTGACCTCTTCGAGGAAATCGTCCAGGTCCAGGTCTCGACGGGCTACGAACTCGCCGGTGCGACGAGTTTCGACTCGAACAACCCGGTCTACGTCATCGTCGGAGGGGCCGCATGA
- a CDS encoding excinuclease ABC subunit C — protein MDGAAVRERANDLPKEPGVYQFEAGETVLYVGKAVDLRDRVRSYADPRGERIRKMVDRAERVDFAVTDTETQALLLEANLIKRHQPRYNVRLKDDKSYPLVQLTDHEFPRIEVTRDPEDGSTVFGPFTNKGRVETVVKALRETYGIRGCSDHKYANRDRPCLDYEMGLCTAPCTDEIGRDAYLEDVESVVRFFEGETGALAEPLRREMETAAQEQAFERAASLRDRLDAVESFHEGGGEAVVNREEDRVDVLGVAVEGDSATVARLHSEDGKLVDRERHRVDAPEGEDRVASVLAAFIPQFYADRTLPDALLLPERHGDEEVTRWLEAEGVAVRVPGTGREATLIDLALKNARRKAGEADGVTALGRKLRIDRPERIEGFDVSHAQGKAVVGSNVAFVDGSPEKSDYRRKKLDETNDDYANMRELVRWRALRAVEGRDDRPDPDLLLIDGGEGQLGAARDALSEVGWDVPAIALAKDEELVITPGGVHDWDEDDPALHLLQRVRDESHRFAVQYHQTLRDEVSTPLDDVSGVGPELRKRLLRRFGSVDGVRAASREELAGVEGVGEATADAIERAL, from the coding sequence ATGGACGGCGCGGCGGTCCGCGAACGCGCGAACGACCTGCCCAAAGAGCCGGGCGTCTACCAGTTCGAGGCCGGCGAGACGGTGCTGTACGTGGGCAAGGCCGTCGATTTGCGGGACCGGGTCCGCTCGTATGCCGACCCTCGGGGCGAGCGCATCCGGAAGATGGTCGACCGCGCCGAACGCGTCGATTTCGCCGTCACCGATACCGAGACGCAGGCCCTGTTGCTGGAGGCCAACCTCATCAAGCGCCACCAGCCACGGTACAACGTCCGCCTGAAGGACGACAAATCCTATCCGCTCGTCCAGTTGACCGACCACGAGTTCCCGCGCATCGAGGTGACCCGCGACCCCGAGGACGGGTCGACGGTGTTCGGCCCCTTCACGAACAAGGGCCGGGTCGAGACGGTGGTCAAGGCCCTCCGCGAGACCTACGGCATCCGGGGCTGTTCGGACCACAAATACGCCAATCGCGACCGACCCTGCCTCGACTACGAGATGGGGCTGTGTACCGCGCCCTGCACCGACGAAATCGGCCGAGACGCCTATCTCGAAGACGTCGAATCGGTCGTCCGCTTTTTCGAGGGCGAGACGGGCGCGCTGGCCGAACCGCTCCGACGGGAGATGGAAACCGCCGCACAGGAGCAGGCCTTCGAGCGCGCCGCCTCGCTCCGCGATAGGCTCGACGCCGTCGAATCCTTCCACGAGGGCGGCGGCGAGGCCGTCGTCAATCGCGAGGAGGACCGCGTCGACGTCCTCGGCGTGGCCGTCGAGGGCGATTCCGCGACCGTCGCACGCCTCCACAGCGAGGACGGGAAACTGGTCGACCGGGAGCGCCACCGCGTCGACGCCCCGGAGGGCGAGGACCGCGTCGCGAGCGTGCTGGCGGCGTTCATCCCGCAGTTCTACGCTGACCGAACGCTACCCGACGCGCTGCTGTTGCCCGAACGCCACGGCGACGAGGAAGTCACCCGGTGGCTGGAAGCCGAAGGCGTCGCCGTCCGGGTGCCCGGCACCGGCCGCGAGGCGACGCTGATCGACCTCGCGCTTAAGAACGCCCGCCGGAAGGCCGGCGAGGCCGACGGCGTCACCGCGCTCGGGCGGAAACTCCGTATCGACCGCCCCGAGCGCATCGAGGGCTTCGACGTGAGCCACGCACAGGGCAAGGCCGTCGTCGGGAGCAACGTCGCCTTCGTCGACGGCTCGCCCGAAAAGAGCGACTACCGGCGGAAGAAACTCGACGAGACGAACGACGACTACGCCAACATGCGCGAACTCGTCCGCTGGCGCGCGCTCCGGGCCGTCGAAGGGCGGGACGACCGGCCGGACCCCGACCTGCTGCTCATCGACGGTGGCGAGGGACAGTTGGGCGCCGCCCGCGACGCGCTCTCGGAGGTCGGGTGGGACGTACCCGCCATCGCGCTGGCGAAGGACGAGGAGTTGGTGATTACGCCGGGGGGAGTTCACGATTGGGACGAGGACGACCCGGCGTTGCATCTCCTCCAACGCGTGCGCGACGAATCACATCGCTTCGCCGTCCAGTATCACCAGACGCTTCGCGACGAGGTGTCGACGCCGCTGGACGACGTCTCGGGGGTCGGCCCCGAATTGAGAAAACGGCTCCTCCGGCGGTTCGGGAGCGTCGACGGCGTCCGGGCGGCCTCCCGCGAGGAACTGGCCGGCGTCGAGGGTGTCGGCGAGGCGACGGCCGACGCCATCGAGCGAGCCTTATAA
- a CDS encoding ABC transporter ATP-binding protein encodes MTAIELSGVQKSFGDVQALRGVDLEVDDGEIFGFLGPNGAGKSTTINILLDFVRPDAGEVRVLGHDAGDESVAIREQTGVLPEGFDLYDRLTAREHLEFAIDSKEADDDPYPLLEQVGLEDAADRKAEGFSTGMRQRLALAMALVGDPDLLILDEPTSGLDPNGARRLREIVEEQAASGTTVFFSSHILGQVEAVCDRVGIIRAGEVVAVDTIEGLRENVSDGTTLVVEVDAVPDGAVHRVKSLDGVSDVAIDGTRLRVTCDSSVKTDVVAELEDAGADVLDFSTEEASLEELFAAYTEGQA; translated from the coding sequence ATGACCGCTATCGAGTTGTCTGGGGTGCAGAAGTCGTTCGGCGACGTACAGGCACTCCGTGGTGTCGACCTCGAAGTCGATGACGGAGAGATATTCGGCTTCCTCGGCCCCAACGGCGCCGGGAAGTCGACGACCATCAACATCCTGCTGGACTTCGTCCGCCCCGACGCGGGCGAGGTGCGCGTGCTCGGCCACGATGCCGGCGACGAGAGCGTCGCGATTCGAGAGCAGACCGGCGTCCTCCCGGAGGGCTTCGACCTCTACGACCGCCTGACGGCCCGCGAACACCTCGAGTTCGCCATCGACTCGAAGGAGGCCGACGACGACCCCTACCCACTGCTGGAACAGGTCGGCCTCGAGGACGCCGCCGACCGGAAGGCGGAGGGCTTCTCGACGGGGATGCGCCAGCGGCTCGCGCTGGCGATGGCGCTGGTCGGCGACCCCGACCTGCTCATCCTCGACGAACCGACTTCGGGACTGGACCCCAACGGCGCCCGACGGCTCCGCGAAATCGTCGAGGAACAGGCCGCAAGCGGCACGACGGTCTTCTTCTCCAGCCACATCCTCGGGCAGGTCGAGGCGGTCTGTGACCGCGTCGGCATCATCCGCGCCGGCGAAGTCGTCGCCGTCGACACCATCGAGGGGCTCCGCGAGAACGTCTCGGACGGCACCACCCTCGTCGTCGAAGTCGACGCGGTACCGGACGGCGCCGTCCACCGCGTGAAATCCCTCGACGGCGTCTCCGACGTTGCCATCGACGGCACGCGTCTCCGGGTCACCTGTGACAGCAGCGTCAAGACCGACGTGGTCGCCGAACTCGAAGACGCCGGCGCCGACGTGCTGGACTTCTCGACGGAGGAAGCGTCGCTGGAGGAACTCTTCGCGGCCTACACGGAGGGGCAAGCATGA
- a CDS encoding ABC transporter permease, which yields MSWQAVAQKDFRDAIRSRLLIALTALFALFAVGAAYVVSEIQPPQQAALTGEVTTVLLIVGLVQATAVFIPIVAIAVAYRALAGERQSGSLKVLLSLPNSRADVVFGKFLGRAGVVTVALFVGFAVGLVATAALAEAFSALEYIVFVGTSLLFAFVFVSIAVGVSAFTSSTSRAAYGSFGIFVVFQFLWGILSQGIVYGLNGFSFEGVQQGDPLSDLFQVLTIIDPTAAYQQATNWTVRLLAENQEVQDAPAFYLEPWFGFVIMAIWIILPLAIGYYRFEASDL from the coding sequence ATGAGTTGGCAGGCCGTCGCCCAGAAGGACTTCCGCGACGCCATCCGCTCGCGACTACTCATCGCCCTGACGGCGCTGTTCGCGCTCTTCGCGGTCGGCGCGGCATACGTCGTCTCCGAAATCCAGCCGCCCCAGCAGGCCGCCCTGACCGGCGAGGTGACGACCGTTCTGCTCATCGTCGGCCTCGTGCAGGCGACGGCGGTGTTCATCCCCATCGTCGCCATCGCGGTCGCCTACCGGGCGCTGGCCGGCGAACGACAGAGCGGGAGTCTGAAGGTCCTGCTCTCGCTGCCGAACAGCCGCGCTGACGTCGTCTTCGGCAAGTTCCTCGGCCGCGCTGGCGTCGTCACCGTCGCCCTCTTCGTCGGCTTCGCCGTCGGCCTCGTCGCGACGGCGGCGCTCGCCGAAGCGTTCTCCGCGCTCGAATACATCGTCTTCGTCGGCACCTCGCTGCTCTTCGCGTTCGTCTTCGTCTCCATCGCCGTCGGCGTCTCCGCGTTCACGTCCTCTACCTCCCGGGCCGCCTACGGCTCGTTCGGCATCTTCGTCGTCTTCCAGTTCCTCTGGGGTATCCTGTCGCAGGGCATCGTCTACGGCCTCAACGGCTTCTCCTTCGAGGGCGTCCAGCAGGGCGACCCCCTCTCGGACCTCTTTCAGGTGCTGACCATCATCGACCCGACGGCCGCCTACCAGCAGGCGACCAACTGGACGGTCCGCCTGCTCGCCGAAAACCAGGAGGTTCAGGACGCGCCGGCCTTCTACCTCGAACCGTGGTTCGGCTTCGTGATAATGGCAATCTGGATCATCCTCCCGCTGGCTATCGGCTACTACCGGTTCGAAGCCTCGGACCTGTAA
- a CDS encoding Hsp20/alpha crystallin family protein: MSRNPFDEIERMFDRMSNRLEPFDEGVFEGSVAVDIEETDDAYVVTADLPGFDRDDIDVELAGDRLTLSATHTEAESEEGDEDGGRYLRRERRQQSVSRSVRLPEPVDEDATEAEYNNGVLTVTLPKEAEGDSGHDIPIN; the protein is encoded by the coding sequence ATGTCCCGCAACCCCTTCGACGAAATCGAGCGGATGTTCGACCGGATGAGCAACCGCCTCGAACCGTTCGACGAGGGCGTCTTCGAGGGGTCGGTCGCCGTCGACATCGAGGAAACCGACGACGCCTACGTCGTGACGGCTGACCTGCCGGGCTTCGACCGCGATGACATCGACGTCGAACTCGCGGGCGACCGCCTGACGCTGTCGGCCACCCACACCGAGGCGGAATCGGAGGAAGGCGACGAAGACGGGGGTCGCTACCTCCGACGGGAGCGCCGCCAGCAGTCGGTCAGCCGGTCGGTTCGCCTCCCCGAACCGGTCGATGAGGACGCCACGGAGGCCGAGTACAACAACGGCGTCCTGACGGTCACGCTCCCGAAGGAAGCCGAGGGCGATTCCGGCCACGACATCCCCATCAACTGA
- the ilvA gene encoding threonine ammonia-lyase, with translation MLEFADVEAARETVAETARETPLEYSNTFSNRTGADIHLKLENFQRTGSFKIRGATNKIAQLTDEERERGVVTASAGNHAQGVALAATRAGVDSTIVMPEYAPISKINATREYGAEVVLHGVDYDAAAERAHEIEREEDRTYVHAFDDPAVMAGQGTIGLEIVDDCPQVDTVVVPIGGGGLIAGIATAVKAQTDARVVGVQAEGASSVAASLEKGEVIERDSVDTIADGIATRKVGEQTFEVIEERVDEVVTVTDPEIANAVVSLLERSKTLVEGAGGVPLAAVLEERFDYEEDETIVPALCGGNIDLNVLTTVIRRGLVERGRFLRVRTVLKDRPGALEELVELLAENRTNIYAIEHDRASKDIAMNAAEVELDLETRGHEHALELLDAMEAAGYEVEVLV, from the coding sequence ATGCTCGAGTTCGCCGACGTGGAAGCGGCCCGCGAGACGGTCGCGGAGACCGCCCGGGAGACCCCGCTCGAATACTCCAACACGTTCTCGAACCGGACCGGCGCGGACATCCATCTGAAACTGGAGAACTTCCAGCGCACCGGCTCGTTCAAGATTCGCGGCGCGACGAACAAGATCGCCCAACTGACCGACGAAGAACGCGAGCGCGGCGTCGTCACCGCCAGCGCCGGCAACCACGCACAGGGCGTCGCCCTCGCTGCGACCCGCGCGGGCGTCGATTCGACCATCGTCATGCCCGAGTACGCGCCCATCTCGAAGATCAACGCCACCCGCGAATACGGCGCCGAGGTCGTCCTCCACGGCGTCGACTACGATGCCGCCGCCGAGCGGGCCCACGAAATCGAACGCGAGGAGGACCGCACCTACGTCCACGCCTTCGACGACCCCGCCGTCATGGCCGGGCAGGGCACCATCGGCCTCGAAATCGTCGACGACTGCCCGCAGGTCGACACCGTCGTCGTCCCAATCGGCGGCGGCGGCCTCATCGCCGGTATCGCCACCGCCGTCAAGGCCCAGACTGACGCCCGCGTCGTCGGCGTGCAGGCGGAGGGTGCCTCCAGCGTCGCCGCCTCCCTCGAAAAGGGCGAGGTCATCGAACGGGATTCGGTCGACACCATCGCCGACGGTATCGCCACCCGAAAGGTCGGCGAGCAGACCTTCGAGGTCATCGAAGAGCGGGTCGACGAGGTGGTCACCGTTACCGACCCCGAAATCGCCAACGCCGTCGTCTCCCTGCTGGAGCGCTCGAAAACGCTGGTCGAGGGCGCCGGGGGTGTCCCGCTGGCTGCCGTCCTGGAAGAGCGCTTCGACTACGAGGAGGACGAAACCATCGTCCCCGCGCTCTGCGGCGGGAATATCGATTTGAACGTCCTCACGACGGTCATCCGCCGCGGTCTGGTCGAACGCGGCCGCTTCCTCCGGGTTCGAACCGTCCTCAAGGACCGCCCCGGCGCGCTGGAGGAACTGGTGGAGTTGCTGGCCGAGAATCGGACGAACATCTACGCCATCGAGCACGACCGCGCCTCGAAGGATATCGCGATGAACGCCGCCGAGGTGGAACTGGACCTCGAAACTCGCGGCCACGAGCATGCGCTGGAACTGCTGGATGCGATGGAGGCCGCCGGGTACGAAGTTGAAGTCTTGGTGTAG
- a CDS encoding pyridoxal phosphate-dependent aminotransferase, with product MHQPTDRVRRAERSQIRVMFDLAESVDRELVRLEVGEPDFNTPEHVVEAAAEAAREGATHYTSNAGLPECRRAISDAMASDYGVEHAIDEIVVTVGGMEALHLAVLATVGPGEKLLYPGPSWPNYETQAFLADGEPVEVPMPVEEGYDLDADRLIQRMGPETGAVILTTPSNPTGRVFDPEPIRAVVAAAADCGAHVIADEVYAGLTYDREPRGIAALTGHPDHVLTVGSCSKTYAMTGWRLGWLAGEKSIIGEVTKIRESTTACASSVSQHAAIAALTGPQEPFEEMYAAFERRRDYVGDRLDDMDGVSAPRPEGAFYAFLDYDADAEALDFAKYLLKEHGVVLAPGSGFGEAGAGRLRLSFANSMDRLEEGLDRLERGVAEY from the coding sequence ATGCACCAACCAACGGACCGGGTGCGGCGGGCCGAGCGGTCCCAGATACGGGTGATGTTCGACCTCGCGGAGTCGGTCGACCGCGAACTGGTCCGCCTCGAAGTCGGCGAACCGGATTTCAACACCCCCGAGCACGTCGTCGAGGCGGCCGCGGAAGCGGCCCGCGAGGGCGCGACCCACTACACCTCGAACGCGGGGCTGCCCGAATGTCGGCGGGCAATCAGCGACGCGATGGCCAGCGATTACGGCGTCGAACACGCCATCGATGAAATCGTCGTCACGGTCGGCGGGATGGAGGCCCTGCATCTGGCGGTGCTGGCGACCGTCGGACCGGGCGAGAAGTTGCTGTATCCCGGGCCGTCGTGGCCGAACTACGAGACGCAGGCGTTTCTGGCGGACGGCGAACCGGTCGAGGTGCCGATGCCCGTCGAAGAGGGCTACGACCTCGATGCCGACCGCCTCATCCAGCGGATGGGTCCGGAGACGGGTGCCGTGATTTTGACCACACCGTCGAACCCGACCGGCCGGGTCTTCGACCCCGAGCCGATTCGGGCCGTCGTGGCGGCCGCGGCCGACTGCGGCGCGCACGTCATCGCCGATGAGGTGTACGCGGGGCTGACCTACGACCGGGAGCCGCGCGGTATCGCGGCGCTGACCGGCCATCCCGACCACGTGCTGACCGTCGGCTCCTGCTCGAAAACCTACGCGATGACGGGCTGGCGGCTCGGCTGGCTGGCCGGCGAGAAATCGATTATCGGTGAGGTAACGAAAATCCGCGAATCGACGACGGCCTGTGCGTCGAGCGTCTCCCAGCACGCGGCCATCGCGGCGCTGACGGGGCCGCAGGAGCCGTTCGAGGAGATGTACGCGGCCTTCGAGCGGCGACGCGATTACGTCGGCGACCGCCTCGACGACATGGACGGCGTCTCCGCGCCACGACCCGAGGGCGCCTTCTACGCGTTTCTGGATTACGACGCCGACGCCGAGGCGCTCGACTTCGCGAAGTATCTCTTAAAAGAACACGGCGTCGTCCTCGCGCCCGGCAGCGGCTTCGGCGAGGCCGGTGCTGGCCGGCTTCGGCTCTCCTTCGCGAACTCGATGGACCGGCTGGAAGAGGGGCTGGACCGCCTCGAAAGGGGCGTCGCCGAATACTGA
- the hisD gene encoding histidinol dehydrogenase, producing the protein MSTEYLKSAADASLEIPQDVTDSVRDIVDTVRERGDEGVRELTRKFDGVEREALRVSDEEIDAAAESLTDAERRAIDNTVENVREFHEEQFSHLDGFEREFGEGITLGTRLVPVERAGVYVPGGRKPLVAAPAMTIVPATVVGVDTVVACAPPQSDGSVQAAQLYAMDRAGADEIYVAGGAQAVASMAYGTKTIPSVDEITGPGNVYVIEAKRQVFGHVGIDFLAGPTEVLIIADETADPALVATDLLAQAEHDPRSRAILVATDRDIAEATVDEVHEQLPDLHTEEVAGECWEENGEVILADDLDAAAAVANDYAPEHLQVMTDEPRGLLEDLHNYGSLFLGHHAPVVFGDKAVGTNHTLPTLEVAKYSGGINVTTYLKMLTHQELTTEGADDIAPWAAKICEIEGTHAHQISAEKRIRSEESRGLARSLDLEPGGGVDLEGEREEER; encoded by the coding sequence ATGAGCACAGAATATCTGAAATCGGCGGCCGACGCGTCCCTCGAAATCCCACAGGACGTCACGGATTCCGTCCGCGATATCGTCGACACGGTCCGAGAACGCGGCGACGAGGGGGTTCGCGAACTCACACGGAAATTCGACGGCGTCGAGCGCGAGGCTCTCCGGGTGAGCGACGAGGAAATCGACGCGGCGGCGGAGTCGCTTACCGACGCCGAGCGGCGAGCCATTGACAACACCGTCGAGAACGTCCGTGAGTTCCACGAAGAACAGTTCTCGCACCTCGACGGCTTCGAGCGGGAGTTCGGGGAGGGAATCACCCTCGGGACGCGACTGGTGCCGGTCGAACGGGCTGGCGTGTACGTCCCCGGCGGCCGCAAACCGCTGGTCGCGGCGCCGGCGATGACCATCGTCCCGGCGACCGTCGTCGGCGTGGACACCGTCGTCGCCTGTGCACCGCCTCAGTCGGACGGGTCGGTACAGGCCGCCCAACTGTACGCCATGGACCGGGCCGGCGCGGACGAAATCTACGTCGCGGGCGGCGCCCAGGCCGTCGCGTCGATGGCCTACGGGACCAAAACCATCCCCAGCGTCGACGAGATAACCGGGCCGGGCAACGTCTACGTCATCGAGGCCAAACGGCAGGTGTTCGGCCACGTCGGCATCGACTTCCTCGCCGGGCCCACGGAGGTGCTGATAATTGCCGACGAGACGGCCGACCCCGCGTTGGTCGCGACCGACCTGCTCGCGCAGGCCGAACACGACCCGCGCTCGCGGGCCATCCTCGTCGCGACGGACCGGGACATCGCCGAGGCGACCGTCGACGAGGTCCACGAGCAACTCCCGGACCTCCACACTGAGGAGGTCGCAGGGGAGTGCTGGGAGGAAAACGGCGAGGTCATCCTCGCCGACGACCTCGATGCCGCGGCCGCCGTCGCCAACGACTACGCCCCCGAACACCTGCAGGTGATGACCGACGAGCCCCGGGGGCTCCTCGAGGACCTCCACAACTACGGGTCGCTGTTCCTCGGCCACCACGCCCCGGTCGTCTTCGGCGACAAGGCCGTCGGGACGAACCACACGCTCCCGACGCTGGAGGTCGCGAAATACAGCGGCGGCATCAACGTGACCACCTACCTGAAGATGCTGACCCATCAGGAACTGACCACCGAAGGCGCCGACGACATCGCGCCGTGGGCCGCGAAAATCTGCGAAATCGAAGGGACCCACGCCCACCAGATTTCCGCCGAGAAACGCATCCGGTCGGAGGAGTCACGAGGCCTTGCCCGGAGTCTCGACCTCGAACCAGGTGGCGGCGTCGACCTAGAGGGGGAGAGAGAGGAAGAACGATGA
- a CDS encoding SDR family NAD(P)-dependent oxidoreductase: MTLEDTTAFVTGASQGLGRAIALQLADEGANVALAARSDGIYETAAEFDDESRALPVETDVTDEESVASAIEETVEEFGGLDCLVNNAGIAGPTAPVEDVSVDEWEHTMDVNVTGILRCVKHASPHLRESDHGSVVNISSITGKRPLEGRTPYAASKMAVIGVTRTLAFELGEDDVTVNAICPGGVRGDRIDRVIEKQAEQRGLSFEEAKREALTGDTALGRLTEPEDVSEMVAYLASDKARNVTAQDINIDAGTIWY; the protein is encoded by the coding sequence ATGACGCTCGAAGACACCACCGCCTTCGTCACCGGCGCGAGTCAGGGTCTCGGCCGGGCCATCGCGCTGCAACTCGCCGACGAGGGCGCCAACGTCGCGCTGGCGGCCCGCAGCGACGGCATCTACGAGACGGCCGCCGAATTCGACGACGAATCCCGAGCCTTACCCGTCGAAACCGACGTGACCGACGAGGAGTCGGTCGCGTCGGCCATCGAGGAGACCGTCGAGGAGTTCGGCGGCCTCGACTGTCTCGTCAACAACGCGGGCATCGCCGGGCCGACGGCCCCCGTCGAGGACGTCTCGGTCGACGAGTGGGAGCACACGATGGACGTCAACGTGACTGGCATCCTCCGGTGTGTCAAGCACGCGTCGCCGCACCTCCGAGAAAGCGACCACGGCAGCGTCGTCAACATCTCCTCTATCACCGGCAAACGGCCGTTGGAGGGCCGGACACCCTATGCGGCCTCGAAGATGGCCGTCATCGGTGTCACGCGGACGCTCGCGTTCGAACTCGGCGAGGACGACGTGACCGTCAACGCCATCTGTCCGGGCGGGGTCCGCGGGGACCGCATCGACCGCGTCATCGAAAAGCAGGCCGAACAGCGGGGACTCTCCTTCGAGGAGGCCAAACGGGAGGCCTTGACCGGCGACACCGCCCTCGGGCGCCTGACCGAACCCGAGGATGTTTCCGAGATGGTCGCCTATCTCGCGAGCGACAAGGCGCGTAACGTGACCGCCCAAGACATCAACATCGACGCCGGCACCATCTGGTACTGA